A portion of the Shewanella sp. SNU WT4 genome contains these proteins:
- the asnS gene encoding asparagine--tRNA ligase — protein sequence MSIASVAAVFKGEFAVGSQVTVRGWVRTRRDSKAGISFLAVYDGSCFDAIQGVVPNSLENYQDQVLKLTAGCSVVMTGEVVESPGAGQAYELQVTDVNVTGWVDDPDTYPMAAKRHSIEYLRELAHLRPRTNLIGAVARVRNCLSQAIHRFYHEQGFIWVSTPLITASDCEGAGEMFRVSTLDMENLPRTDAGKVDYDQDFFGKEAFLTVSGQLNAETYACALSKVYTFGPTFRAENSNTSRHLAEFWMVEPEVAFATLDDVAGLAEAMLKYAFNAVLAERRDDLEFFAQRVDKTVIERLESFVSSDFAQVDYTDAVTILENCGKKFDYPVTWGIDLQSEHERYLAEEHFKAPVVVKNYPKDIKAFYMRLNDDGKTVAAMDVLAPGIGEIIGGSQREERLDVLDMRLAEMDLSQEDYWWYRDLRRYGTVPHAGFGLGFERLVSYVTGVSNIRDVIPFPRAPRSATF from the coding sequence ATGAGCATTGCATCTGTCGCTGCTGTATTTAAAGGGGAATTTGCTGTCGGTTCGCAAGTCACAGTTCGTGGCTGGGTGCGTACTCGCCGTGATTCCAAAGCCGGAATTTCTTTTCTGGCCGTCTATGACGGTTCCTGTTTTGATGCCATTCAAGGTGTAGTGCCAAATAGCTTAGAGAATTATCAAGACCAAGTGCTGAAATTAACTGCAGGTTGTTCTGTAGTAATGACGGGCGAAGTGGTTGAATCTCCAGGCGCTGGCCAAGCTTATGAATTGCAAGTGACTGACGTTAATGTCACTGGTTGGGTCGATGATCCAGATACTTACCCAATGGCAGCAAAGCGTCACTCAATCGAGTACTTACGTGAATTAGCCCATTTACGCCCACGCACTAACTTAATTGGTGCTGTTGCGCGCGTTCGTAACTGCTTATCTCAAGCCATTCACCGTTTCTATCACGAGCAAGGCTTCATTTGGGTATCTACCCCGCTGATCACTGCCTCTGATTGTGAAGGTGCTGGTGAGATGTTCCGCGTATCGACCTTAGATATGGAAAACTTACCTCGCACTGATGCGGGTAAAGTAGACTACGACCAAGATTTCTTCGGTAAAGAAGCTTTCTTAACGGTTTCTGGCCAGTTGAACGCTGAAACTTATGCGTGTGCCTTATCTAAGGTTTACACCTTTGGCCCGACTTTCCGCGCTGAAAACTCTAACACTAGCCGTCACTTGGCTGAGTTCTGGATGGTTGAACCTGAAGTTGCCTTCGCGACCTTAGATGATGTTGCCGGTCTTGCTGAAGCTATGCTTAAGTACGCATTCAATGCCGTATTAGCTGAGCGTCGTGACGATTTAGAGTTCTTCGCCCAACGTGTCGACAAGACAGTGATTGAGCGTTTAGAGTCTTTCGTGAGCAGCGACTTTGCACAAGTTGACTATACCGATGCGGTAACCATTCTTGAGAACTGTGGTAAGAAGTTCGATTATCCAGTGACTTGGGGTATCGATTTACAGTCTGAGCATGAGCGTTACTTAGCTGAAGAACACTTTAAAGCCCCTGTGGTAGTGAAAAACTATCCAAAAGACATTAAAGCCTTCTACATGCGCTTAAACGATGACGGTAAAACCGTTGCCGCTATGGACGTATTAGCTCCTGGTATCGGTGAAATCATCGGTGGTTCACAGCGTGAAGAGCGTCTTGACGTGCTGGACATGCGTTTAGCCGAAATGGATTTATCACAAGAAGATTACTGGTGGTATCGTGACCTGCGTCGTTATGGCACAGTGCCACACGCAGGTTTCGGTTTAGGCTTTGAGCGTTTAGTGTCTTACGTAACTGGCGTATCTAACATCCGTGATGTTATCCCATTCCCACGTGCGCCGCGCAGCGCCACTTTCTAA
- a CDS encoding S8 family serine peptidase produces the protein MKLTRIASGIMVLSVGVITQVQADDHRYVIEVAAGHQGVVKALAKKLGGDIKLEGDAFFAATFTGKDLAQVKGLLKNPHITLIEEDVRRYPLALYKDDVGDPMSTQITPYAIYQSRANEVTFNPSAGMKVCVIDSGLDASNPDFVWNNITGDNDSGTGNWYDNGGPHGTHVAGTIAAADNDVGVIGMAPGVALHIVKVFNASGWGYSSDLAYAASKCRNASANIISMSLGGGGTNRTEKKAFDDFTAAGGLVLAAAGNDGNSVRSYPAGYPSVMMIGANDANNNIASFSQFPTCLSGRGKRAVNDDGICVEVTAGGVNTLSTYPVGMATAAAVTADSAAIASSAMENLGVVTASNAHYMGTAQAIDTNANGKVCLIDRGAISFHDKVLNCQNSGGVAAVIVNNVSGMLYATLGDTNATTIPAVGAALEDRATLLNAQNISVSIAASDYGFMSGTSMATPAVSGVAALVWSNHSECTGTQIRNALKATAMDAGAIGKDNYFGYGIVNAQLADVYLTTNGCSGK, from the coding sequence ATGAAGCTAACACGAATAGCAAGCGGAATTATGGTGTTATCTGTTGGTGTTATCACCCAAGTGCAAGCGGATGACCATCGTTATGTCATTGAAGTGGCAGCGGGGCATCAAGGTGTTGTTAAAGCATTAGCAAAAAAATTAGGCGGTGACATTAAGCTAGAGGGTGACGCGTTTTTTGCAGCCACCTTTACTGGCAAAGATTTAGCACAAGTTAAAGGCTTACTTAAAAACCCACACATCACCCTCATTGAAGAAGACGTTCGTCGCTATCCCTTAGCCTTGTATAAGGATGATGTGGGTGACCCCATGTCAACACAAATTACCCCATATGCTATTTATCAGTCTCGCGCGAATGAAGTGACCTTTAATCCAAGTGCAGGCATGAAAGTGTGTGTCATTGATTCAGGTTTAGATGCTTCAAACCCAGATTTTGTTTGGAATAATATCACAGGTGATAACGATTCTGGCACGGGTAACTGGTATGACAATGGTGGCCCGCACGGTACTCACGTTGCGGGAACCATAGCGGCGGCAGACAACGACGTGGGCGTGATAGGTATGGCACCAGGCGTAGCCTTGCACATAGTCAAAGTGTTTAATGCATCAGGTTGGGGGTACTCATCTGATTTAGCTTACGCGGCCAGCAAGTGTCGTAACGCCAGCGCAAACATCATCAGCATGAGCTTAGGCGGCGGTGGCACCAATAGGACTGAGAAGAAGGCTTTTGATGATTTTACTGCTGCAGGTGGTTTAGTGCTCGCCGCGGCGGGTAATGATGGTAATTCAGTGCGTTCCTATCCTGCAGGTTACCCATCGGTGATGATGATTGGTGCTAATGATGCCAATAACAATATTGCTAGTTTTTCGCAATTCCCAACCTGCCTAAGTGGACGCGGTAAAAGAGCGGTAAACGACGATGGTATTTGTGTTGAAGTCACGGCCGGTGGTGTAAATACCTTATCTACATACCCAGTAGGCATGGCCACTGCGGCAGCTGTGACGGCAGATAGTGCCGCAATAGCTTCGTCAGCGATGGAAAATCTAGGGGTTGTGACCGCATCGAACGCTCATTATATGGGTACTGCGCAAGCTATTGATACAAATGCCAACGGTAAGGTGTGTCTTATTGATCGTGGCGCAATTTCATTCCACGACAAAGTGCTGAACTGTCAAAATTCTGGGGGTGTTGCAGCGGTTATAGTTAACAACGTATCTGGCATGCTATACGCCACTTTGGGTGATACTAATGCGACAACTATCCCCGCCGTGGGGGCTGCGCTAGAAGACAGAGCAACCTTATTGAACGCACAAAATATATCAGTATCTATTGCTGCGAGTGACTACGGTTTTATGAGTGGCACTTCTATGGCAACCCCTGCGGTATCAGGTGTTGCCGCACTGGTATGGTCTAACCATTCAGAATGTACAGGTACACAAATACGAAACGCGTTAAAAGCAACGGCAATGGATGCCGGAGCCATCGGCAAAGATAACTATTTTGGTTACGGTATTGTCAACGCGCAGCTAGCAGATGTTTACCTCACCACTAATGGGTGCTCAGGTAAATAA
- a CDS encoding IS256-like element ISSod4 family transposase — MTQPFNFEQALKDLQSGKSLTGKDSILGPLIKQLTEAALQAELEQHLAHDPLPNRKNGKTPKTIKHPSGNFELDTPRDRNGTFEPQLIKKNQTTLTDEIERKVLSMFSIGMSYRDINQHVEDMYGINVSNATVSAITDKLIPELKAWQQRPLDSHYPIVWLDAIHYKVKEDGRYVSKAVYTLLALNMKGKKEILGLHLSENEGANYWLSVLTDLNNRGVKDILIACVDGLTGFPEAIASIFPNTETQLCVIHQIRNSMKYVASKHQKAFMADLKPVYRAVSKEAAEMALDELEAKWGDAYPLVINSWHRKWHNLSHYFRYPEHIRKVIYTTNAVEAVHRQFRKLTKTKGAFPNENSLLKLLYAGILNASDKWTMPIHNWSLCLSQLAIYFEGRLDSVLEI; from the coding sequence ATGACCCAACCTTTTAACTTCGAACAAGCCCTTAAAGATCTGCAGTCAGGTAAAAGCCTCACAGGTAAAGACAGCATTCTTGGTCCACTGATCAAGCAACTCACTGAAGCGGCTCTCCAGGCTGAGCTTGAGCAGCATTTAGCGCATGATCCTCTGCCTAATCGTAAAAATGGCAAAACCCCTAAGACCATTAAGCATCCGTCCGGTAACTTTGAGTTAGACACCCCTAGAGACCGCAATGGCACTTTTGAACCTCAGTTGATTAAGAAAAATCAAACTACGCTAACCGATGAAATCGAACGTAAAGTGTTATCGATGTTCAGTATAGGTATGAGCTATCGCGATATTAATCAACATGTTGAAGATATGTATGGGATCAATGTATCTAACGCAACAGTCAGTGCTATCACTGATAAACTCATCCCCGAACTTAAAGCGTGGCAACAGCGCCCATTAGATAGCCATTATCCTATCGTTTGGCTTGATGCGATACATTATAAAGTCAAAGAGGATGGGCGTTACGTCAGTAAAGCCGTTTACACATTGTTAGCGCTTAATATGAAAGGAAAAAAGGAAATTTTAGGGCTTCATTTATCCGAAAATGAAGGCGCTAATTACTGGCTATCCGTACTGACCGATCTTAATAATCGTGGTGTAAAAGATATTCTTATCGCCTGTGTTGACGGCTTGACCGGTTTCCCTGAGGCGATAGCCAGTATCTTCCCTAATACGGAAACACAGCTATGTGTTATCCACCAGATCCGCAACTCAATGAAGTATGTCGCCTCAAAACATCAGAAAGCGTTTATGGCTGATTTAAAGCCTGTGTATCGAGCCGTGAGTAAAGAAGCCGCAGAGATGGCATTGGACGAACTGGAGGCCAAATGGGGTGATGCTTATCCGCTGGTAATCAACTCTTGGCATCGCAAATGGCATAATTTGTCCCATTATTTTAGGTACCCAGAACATATCAGGAAAGTGATTTACACGACCAATGCCGTTGAGGCGGTACATCGCCAATTTAGAAAGCTCACCAAAACCAAAGGTGCTTTTCCTAATGAAAATAGCTTGTTGAAGCTACTTTATGCAGGCATATTAAACGCCTCAGATAAATGGACCATGCCAATCCACAATTGGAGCCTTTGTTTATCTCAGTTAGCGATTTATTTTGAAGGGCGTTTAGATAGCGTGCTAGAAATTTAA
- a CDS encoding GNAT family N-acetyltransferase, with protein MKVVCETERLIIRQFELSDAEFIIQLLNEESFIRYIADKKVRTADDAINYLKHGPMASYDKHGFGLNLVTLSSDNTPIGMCGVLKRDELAYPDLGYAFLTQFCGNGYASEAAEKTLTVTMKTCALATVLAVTLPDNIRSNQLLKKIGFGFKHTMELYGAQNNLYQYLV; from the coding sequence ATGAAAGTGGTATGTGAAACCGAGCGGTTGATTATTAGACAGTTTGAATTGAGTGATGCTGAGTTTATTATTCAATTACTCAATGAAGAATCCTTTATTCGTTATATTGCGGACAAAAAAGTACGTACTGCAGATGATGCCATTAACTATCTAAAACATGGCCCGATGGCGAGTTATGATAAACATGGGTTTGGGCTTAATTTAGTTACGCTAAGCAGTGATAACACTCCCATAGGTATGTGCGGGGTATTAAAAAGAGACGAACTTGCATATCCAGATTTAGGTTATGCGTTTTTGACGCAATTTTGTGGTAACGGTTATGCGAGTGAAGCCGCTGAAAAAACCTTAACCGTCACTATGAAAACTTGCGCATTAGCGACAGTTTTAGCTGTCACCCTTCCAGATAATATCCGCTCTAACCAATTGCTTAAAAAAATCGGCTTTGGTTTTAAACACACAATGGAATTATATGGGGCGCAAAACAACCTTTACCAATATCTAGTTTGA
- a CDS encoding LysR substrate-binding domain-containing protein — translation MKISLKQLAVFVAVARSGQVARAAQQLSLSAPATSMSLAELERQLACQLFIRKGNRLQLNARGEQLLPQAIDILDRVDEIEQSFDPDADLLSGNLRLSASSTLGNYLLAGASVKFQLQHPQVHCQLHIGNTQQVIDAVLEGHSEMGYIEGHCPDRRLHVSQWQQDELVVFCAPNHPFANTEVSAASLAAEVWVLRESGSGTREVFVNNMLEKGVQPQLSFSFNTADAIKQAVKQGGGLGVLSGLIVNDDINAGLLARVRISDMNLKRSFYRIHHKSRKMTGLASQFDAFCQQQWQIQ, via the coding sequence GTGAAAATTAGTTTGAAACAGTTGGCCGTTTTTGTGGCTGTCGCGCGCAGTGGTCAAGTGGCTCGCGCCGCGCAGCAACTAAGCTTATCGGCGCCTGCGACGTCTATGTCATTGGCCGAGCTTGAACGTCAATTAGCTTGCCAACTGTTTATCCGTAAAGGCAACCGTTTACAGCTCAATGCCAGAGGCGAGCAATTATTACCCCAAGCCATAGATATTTTAGATAGGGTTGACGAAATCGAGCAAAGCTTTGATCCTGATGCAGATTTACTCTCGGGTAACCTTAGATTGAGTGCCAGTTCCACCTTAGGTAATTACTTATTGGCGGGGGCCAGCGTAAAGTTTCAATTGCAGCATCCGCAAGTGCATTGCCAACTACACATAGGTAACACTCAACAAGTGATCGATGCCGTTTTGGAAGGTCACAGCGAAATGGGGTATATCGAAGGGCATTGCCCAGATAGACGCTTACATGTCAGTCAATGGCAGCAGGATGAGTTAGTGGTTTTTTGCGCGCCTAATCATCCTTTTGCCAATACAGAAGTCAGCGCTGCGTCATTAGCTGCAGAAGTGTGGGTGCTGCGCGAATCAGGCTCCGGTACGCGCGAAGTGTTTGTCAATAACATGCTGGAAAAGGGCGTGCAACCGCAATTATCATTTAGCTTTAATACCGCAGATGCCATTAAACAAGCCGTAAAGCAAGGCGGTGGCCTTGGGGTGTTATCAGGCTTAATCGTTAATGATGATATTAATGCTGGTCTATTAGCGCGGGTGCGTATTAGCGATATGAACCTTAAACGCTCTTTTTATCGGATTCATCATAAAAGCCGTAAAATGACCGGCCTTGCCAGCCAATTCGACGCTTTTTGCCAGCAGCAGTGGCAAATACAGTAA
- a CDS encoding methyltransferase domain-containing protein, with protein MTADNHHPFSWRDFSHGDVLAQHINSALSPWWPKVFGYHLLKLGHLARDLDSSSCRINHQITLAGEPGCGVIASCSDLPFKAATIDAAILPCLLEFETNPYRILREVDRVLISGGYLFIIGFNPLSPLFFGKMLPKYQRDFPWCGHFYLPSRVKDWLHLLGYQLVADERRLYHPLIGPLKEYSFWQDSLKSWLPGAGSIYVLVARKIDSPLTPIRNKQKVKRRQWSAATTASRLPRQKE; from the coding sequence GTGACAGCTGATAATCATCATCCCTTTAGTTGGCGCGATTTCAGCCATGGTGACGTGTTGGCGCAGCACATTAATAGTGCGCTTAGCCCTTGGTGGCCGAAAGTATTTGGTTATCACTTGCTCAAACTTGGTCACTTAGCGCGTGACTTAGATAGCTCAAGCTGTCGCATCAATCATCAAATCACCTTAGCTGGCGAACCAGGTTGCGGCGTGATTGCCAGTTGCAGTGACTTACCCTTTAAAGCCGCTACTATTGATGCTGCAATTTTGCCGTGTTTACTTGAGTTTGAAACTAATCCATACCGCATTTTGCGTGAAGTCGATAGGGTACTCATCAGTGGCGGCTATTTATTCATCATAGGGTTTAACCCTTTAAGCCCCTTGTTTTTTGGTAAAATGCTGCCTAAATATCAAAGAGATTTCCCTTGGTGCGGCCATTTTTATTTACCGTCGCGGGTAAAAGACTGGCTGCATTTATTAGGCTATCAATTAGTCGCCGATGAAAGGCGTTTATATCACCCATTAATCGGTCCACTAAAAGAGTATTCCTTCTGGCAAGACTCTCTTAAATCATGGTTACCTGGCGCTGGCAGTATTTATGTATTAGTGGCGCGTAAAATCGACTCACCGTTAACGCCCATTCGTAACAAACAAAAAGTAAAACGTCGCCAATGGAGCGCAGCTACCACAGCGAGCCGTTTGCCGCGGCAAAAAGAATAA
- the gloB gene encoding hydroxyacylglutathione hydrolase — MLTLTPIAALSDNYIWWLHNSSEQLNYVVDPSTATEVIEQLSQGGQVLHGILITHHHWDHTGGIDALLEYYGDIPVYGPSPSVASVTHPITAGTYALAGLGDVTVFAIPGHTLDHLAYYFAPFLFCGDTLFSGGCGRLFEGTAEQMVQSLSQLQALPDDTLVCCAHEYTLANLKFAMAVEPDNQELIDYQQWVIAQRDAGRITLPSTIAREKAINPFLRCHKTNIQQTILTHQTQVSDGNVSYFALLRQWKDKF; from the coding sequence ATGCTAACGCTTACCCCCATTGCTGCACTCTCAGATAATTACATTTGGTGGCTACATAACTCAAGTGAACAACTCAATTATGTGGTTGACCCAAGCACAGCCACTGAAGTCATTGAGCAACTATCACAAGGTGGCCAAGTGCTGCACGGCATTTTAATCACTCATCATCATTGGGACCATACCGGCGGTATTGACGCCTTACTGGAATATTATGGCGATATTCCTGTTTATGGCCCAAGCCCTAGTGTTGCCAGTGTGACGCATCCCATCACAGCAGGTACTTATGCATTAGCTGGGCTTGGTGATGTGACAGTTTTTGCCATTCCGGGTCACACCTTAGACCACCTAGCCTACTATTTTGCGCCATTTCTATTTTGTGGTGACACACTTTTTAGCGGTGGCTGTGGACGTTTATTTGAAGGCACTGCCGAGCAAATGGTGCAATCTCTTAGCCAACTTCAGGCCTTACCTGATGATACCTTAGTGTGCTGCGCCCATGAATATACCTTAGCAAATCTTAAATTTGCTATGGCCGTTGAGCCTGATAACCAAGAATTAATTGATTATCAGCAATGGGTTATTGCTCAAAGAGACGCAGGACGCATTACTTTACCCAGCACGATAGCCAGAGAGAAGGCTATCAATCCATTTTTGCGCTGTCATAAAACCAACATTCAACAAACAATTCTCACACACCAAACACAAGTATCTGATGGAAATGTGAGCTACTTTGCCCTTTTGCGCCAATGGAAAGACAAGTTCTAA
- a CDS encoding LysM peptidoglycan-binding domain-containing protein yields the protein MRLSKIMLVVGIALLTGCQSFDNTEAELPQAKVTRAPVTPEEIIVETTPEPVVITDVWQRVREQLDFPIPDEKLVNQYRDWYIKHPEHLATISERASPFMFMIVEQLEQRNLPMELALLPIVESAFDPFAYSHGAASGLWQFTSPMAKHFGLSMNWWYDGRRDVPAATTAALDMLEYLHGKTHNNWLYAIAAYNTGEGRVLNAVKRNRAKGQSTDFFSLSLPRETERYVPQLLALADVIKNADKYGIKLTPIANEPVLEVIDVGSQIDLAFAADLADMSISELHKLNPGYNRWATAPEGPHTLVIPVEKSDAFKLALNDTESTERLNWLRYKIKAGDSLGMIAKKYHTSVDVIRSVNNIKGNSIVDGRHLLLPVAAKSPELYSFSADQRLKSKQSTKRANYKQEYTVKAGDSFWKIANKHNTSVAKLASWNGMAPKDALRPGKKLVIWTNKVSQQQSDSAVMRTVNYKVKSGDSLAKIASKFNVTVSELTRWNNLQNKKYLQPGQMLKLHVDVTKMSV from the coding sequence ATGCGCCTATCAAAAATTATGTTAGTAGTGGGAATTGCCCTGCTCACTGGCTGTCAATCATTCGACAACACAGAAGCTGAGCTGCCACAGGCGAAAGTCACTAGAGCACCAGTTACGCCAGAAGAAATTATCGTAGAAACCACGCCAGAACCGGTTGTTATCACGGATGTATGGCAACGAGTGCGTGAGCAACTTGATTTTCCGATCCCAGATGAAAAACTGGTGAATCAATATCGTGATTGGTATATCAAACATCCTGAGCATTTAGCTACAATCTCAGAGCGTGCCAGTCCATTTATGTTCATGATTGTTGAACAATTAGAACAAAGAAATTTACCCATGGAATTGGCGTTACTGCCAATTGTCGAAAGTGCATTTGATCCTTTCGCCTACTCCCATGGTGCGGCCTCAGGTTTGTGGCAGTTTACTTCACCTATGGCTAAGCATTTTGGCTTGTCAATGAATTGGTGGTATGACGGTCGTCGTGACGTGCCAGCGGCCACTACCGCAGCCTTAGATATGCTTGAGTATCTTCATGGTAAGACTCATAACAACTGGTTATATGCTATTGCCGCATACAACACAGGTGAAGGTCGCGTACTCAATGCCGTTAAGCGTAATCGCGCTAAAGGCCAATCGACTGACTTTTTCTCGCTGAGTTTACCGCGAGAAACTGAGCGTTATGTGCCGCAGTTACTCGCATTAGCCGACGTGATTAAAAATGCTGACAAATATGGCATTAAATTAACACCGATTGCTAATGAACCTGTGCTTGAAGTGATTGATGTAGGTAGTCAAATTGATTTAGCGTTTGCCGCCGATCTTGCCGATATGTCAATTAGCGAGCTGCACAAGTTAAACCCAGGCTATAACCGCTGGGCAACGGCGCCCGAGGGTCCACATACTTTAGTGATCCCAGTGGAAAAGTCTGATGCCTTTAAACTGGCATTAAATGACACTGAGTCGACTGAACGCCTAAATTGGTTACGTTATAAAATTAAGGCCGGTGATAGTTTAGGCATGATTGCCAAAAAGTATCACACTAGCGTTGATGTTATTCGCTCAGTAAACAATATCAAAGGCAACAGCATAGTCGATGGTCGCCATTTGTTGTTACCTGTGGCGGCTAAATCGCCTGAACTGTATTCATTCTCAGCCGATCAGCGTTTAAAGTCGAAGCAATCGACAAAACGCGCGAACTATAAGCAAGAATATACAGTCAAAGCCGGTGATTCTTTTTGGAAAATCGCCAACAAGCACAACACTAGCGTCGCTAAACTGGCAAGCTGGAATGGCATGGCACCGAAAGATGCCTTACGTCCAGGTAAAAAGTTAGTGATTTGGACCAATAAGGTAAGCCAGCAGCAAAGCGATAGCGCTGTGATGCGCACAGTAAATTACAAAGTAAAAAGCGGTGATTCACTGGCTAAAATTGCCAGTAAATTCAACGTTACTGTGAGCGAGCTGACTCGTTGGAATAATTTGCAGAATAAGAAGTATCTGCAACCTGGTCAAATGCTAAAGCTACATGTTGATGTGACTAAGATGAGTGTCTAA
- a CDS encoding BsuPI-related putative proteinase inhibitor — protein MKTGLAVMINVAGVAAIAMSINACAGVHPASSGHHLGGHQGSRLQDEASMNLGVLQGALTQEADTWVLTVTNPTASPVYLSFNSGQNGDLALVAANGQVLWRWSESYMFTQAMRESTVAAGGVREVKFTVPAEVLAKAKPGMQWQASFNGRLVTTGDAAMAVTRVKIE, from the coding sequence ATGAAAACTGGGTTAGCGGTAATGATTAACGTAGCTGGAGTCGCCGCGATAGCTATGAGCATCAATGCGTGTGCTGGCGTCCATCCTGCCTCTTCTGGGCATCACTTGGGGGGGCATCAAGGCAGTCGCTTACAAGATGAGGCAAGTATGAACTTAGGTGTTTTGCAGGGGGCGTTAACTCAAGAGGCAGATACTTGGGTGCTGACAGTCACGAATCCTACCGCAAGCCCAGTGTATTTGAGTTTTAATTCGGGGCAAAATGGTGATTTGGCCTTAGTGGCGGCCAATGGCCAAGTGCTGTGGCGCTGGTCAGAAAGCTATATGTTTACCCAAGCGATGCGTGAATCAACGGTGGCCGCAGGCGGCGTACGCGAAGTTAAGTTTACTGTGCCCGCAGAGGTGTTAGCTAAGGCAAAACCTGGAATGCAGTGGCAAGCCAGCTTTAATGGCCGTTTAGTCACAACGGGGGATGCCGCTATGGCGGTGACTCGAGTTAAGATTGAATAG